In the Sorghum bicolor cultivar BTx623 chromosome 4, Sorghum_bicolor_NCBIv3, whole genome shotgun sequence genome, AGCAGAAAACAAGCTTACTTCAGACTCAAATACAACTGCATCTCCTTGTTCAGTACAACGATTCTTAGATTGCAAGTTTTCAAGATAGTCCAAGGTCTCCAAACCTTCAACCCTCACTTCACTGAATGCAAAAACATATTTCAGGTAATGGGAACTGAAAGTAGTCAATGGTCCATGTAAATCTCTGATGATCCGCACATTCTATTTGCAGTATTGATATGGCCTATTGATAAAGCAAATGGTAAGCTTGTGATGGTGAGGTTCCTATTAAAAGATAAGCAGTTCCTTGTACACAGTCCCTTTTTCTTGAAGATTTGAAGGCGTATTGAGTCTGAAGGTGATAAATTCAACATCATCCAGAAGCAAGTTTTTTTATTGGCTATGCACCTTTGCACTCAAAGAGTGTAAGAAACACCAAAAATAATTTGGTGCAAACATAAAGCAAACAAATGGCATTTTACAAGGTACCTGATGTCAGACACCGAAAAGTAGGTGTGGTATGCAAATGTAAATTGGAATGGCTTGCTATCAGAGCTGATATTTTTTATTCGAGATGTAAGAATAAGATCTCCCCTTGGACTCAGAGCAACTCTCAGACGAAATTCATAACTGCAAGGCATGGGCAGTGAACATGATTGGATCAGTGGGAGGCCCGATGAATATATATAGTGACAATTTTATCAGATATAGATGATTCAATGATTGACTAGGTGGTGACCTATGTGGCCAGATCTTCAAATCCTCTTGAGATGACTTGAGTATCAAGTCAATATGACAATTGGAAGTAGCAACTGGAAAAGAAGGTGGACTTTCATCGACACTCCAAAATCGGTTCCTTGCAAATCCATGCTGTTCAAGAACTCCATGGTTACCTAGCTGCAAGATGGCATTGTTAATCTGGGTGTTACAAGATAAATTGCTTATTTGGAAACAAAAGTTGGTTATAATAGCGATGCTCATACTTGAGGGAAGCAAATTTGGATGCCACCACGAATTGCTTTTGGTGGTTTAAAAGTAGCCTGACAAGAAATATAGAAACGTATAATTATTAGGACCAGGAGCCATACTCAAACTTGTGAAAACTTGCATCTTGAATAGGAAAGAAGACAAAGCATATAGCCATATACCAGTGGATCATCTGAATTAGTATTACTGTAACATAATGGTGAAGGCTAACGAGTTTTAGATGCTAGTCTAATCCTAATCCAATGCAACATGATAGGAAAATGAAGAGTAGCACCTGATGtaatgaaataagaataaaCACAAAGCACATTTTACTGAAACTAAAAATCTGAATACCTTGTCACTAACAAAAAGCAGTTGTTGACCGAAGTTATTTTTCCAAAATGTCACTTGGCCTCCATATAAATATACCTGTTAACAGTTGAACATAGAAACTGAGAGGATACCAGTGCTTGTTGTGGGATAATATCACTCAAAGGAACTTCAAAAGTAAAAAAAGGAGCAACTTATTTCTTTGACCAAAATGGCCATATATATGCTTGTGCAGATGGCCAAAGAATAAGCAAGCAATGACCACATTGTTATTTCAGTCTCAAAttgatttttcttcaagaagctGACCATAATCAAAGATAGACATGTATCTCAGGCCCTGAATTATAATTGTTGGAAAGATGAGGAATAAGGTGACATTTGGACTTGTAGTTCTTACAACCACCTGTTGGAGTTGGACAGCTAGCTTGCACACTAGTAGCGTTATAATTAAACAGAGAA is a window encoding:
- the LOC8076139 gene encoding putative glucose-6-phosphate 1-epimerase, which codes for MSGAKASVERVKDRATGLDKFVLREARGSSVEVYLYGGQVTFWKNNFGQQLLFVSDKATFKPPKAIRGGIQICFPQLGNHGVLEQHGFARNRFWSVDESPPSFPVATSNCHIDLILKSSQEDLKIWPHSYEFRLRVALSPRGDLILTSRIKNISSDSKPFQFTFAYHTYFSVSDISEVRVEGLETLDYLENLQSKNRCTEQGDAVVFESEVDKVYLSAPPKIVIIDHEKKRTFVLRKEGLPDVVVWNPWDKKAKAMTDFGDEEYKNMLCVGPAAIEKPITLKPGEEWIGKQEICAVPSSYSSGQLDPELIRRMHTI